The proteins below come from a single Bdellovibrionales bacterium genomic window:
- a CDS encoding Hpt domain-containing protein, producing MTNEEKDLIQVTEALKRLPHFDSAAFIQLIEDTGPVVALRILARFEIGVQESLTAIKNGITQENSDSIWQACHKMTGSAELIGFKEFGAKSRKLNRDVKALPDIQAHLDELTHYLREGEALLAHIKESFPQFKSYL from the coding sequence GTGACGAATGAAGAAAAAGACCTCATCCAAGTGACTGAAGCCCTGAAACGGCTTCCTCATTTTGACAGTGCCGCGTTTATTCAGCTCATTGAGGACACAGGCCCCGTAGTCGCACTCCGGATTTTAGCTCGCTTTGAAATCGGCGTTCAGGAAAGCCTCACTGCGATAAAAAATGGCATTACACAGGAAAACTCGGACTCGATCTGGCAAGCTTGCCATAAAATGACAGGCTCAGCAGAACTCATTGGCTTTAAAGAGTTTGGTGCGAAGTCGCGGAAACTCAATCGCGACGTGAAGGCGCTTCCGGATATTCAGGCGCACTTGGATGAACTGACACATTATTTGCGTGAAGGTGAAGCTCTCTTAGCACATATCAAAGAAAGCTTTCCGCAGTTTAAGAGTTACCTCTAA
- a CDS encoding response regulator transcription factor: MAKILCVEDSTEFYLYLTSVLRDHVLIQAESLNDAFKLLQNGRESFDMVLLDISLPDGNGMKALPGLKEAFSSKMVPIIILSSDNDVISKVAAFGIGADDYVSKPFDASEFRARIEARLRFARTLQDNMNQIKIGDLYIDSNNMSVEIQNAQVGRETVQLTPYEFKILKIVSSRPGQVFTRDQLLDQVWGLGKHVTQRTVDAHVSHLRRKISNSSVSIETVLSVGYKAEVRGNS; encoded by the coding sequence ATGGCGAAAATTTTGTGTGTCGAAGATAGTACGGAATTCTACCTTTACTTGACTTCAGTCCTGCGTGATCATGTTTTGATACAAGCGGAGTCTCTGAATGATGCATTCAAGCTTTTGCAAAACGGCAGAGAGAGCTTCGATATGGTTCTCCTCGATATTTCTTTGCCAGATGGCAATGGAATGAAAGCCTTGCCAGGATTGAAAGAGGCCTTCTCTTCGAAAATGGTTCCTATAATTATCCTCAGTTCTGACAACGATGTGATCAGCAAAGTCGCGGCGTTTGGTATTGGTGCTGATGACTACGTTTCAAAACCTTTTGATGCGAGTGAGTTCCGCGCCCGTATCGAGGCGCGCCTGCGTTTTGCTCGCACGTTGCAAGATAATATGAATCAGATCAAAATCGGTGATCTCTATATTGATTCAAATAATATGTCCGTCGAGATCCAGAACGCACAGGTGGGCCGCGAGACGGTTCAATTGACGCCGTATGAATTCAAGATTCTGAAAATCGTTTCTTCACGCCCAGGCCAGGTATTCACTCGGGATCAGCTTTTGGATCAAGTATGGGGCCTCGGTAAGCATGTCACTCAGAGAACTGTGGATGCTCATGTGAGCCATTTGAGAAGAAAGATCTCGAATAGCTCAGTGAGCATCGAAACCGTTTTGAGCGTTGGCTACAAGGCGGAAGTTAGAGGTAACTCTTAA
- a CDS encoding response regulator, with product MNTLTDDHSNMALSLLYEMPKPVKVLVVEDDRIQWPLWESILKSAYSDVEIDWETTEAGAEALLRHAYQNNSPYNLVISDIFLEGRDTGIDLWNRYGEAAYNFVFVSGLTTKNFDALMSTMSNLQGGGPYYLEKPITPRMGKEVLKNLTIRKGEIA from the coding sequence ATGAACACGTTGACGGACGATCACAGCAATATGGCGTTATCGTTACTTTACGAAATGCCAAAACCGGTAAAAGTGCTGGTAGTCGAAGACGATAGAATTCAATGGCCACTCTGGGAAAGCATTCTAAAGTCTGCTTATTCGGATGTGGAGATTGACTGGGAGACCACGGAAGCCGGGGCTGAGGCTCTTCTGCGGCATGCCTACCAAAATAACAGCCCGTATAATCTGGTTATTTCAGATATTTTCCTCGAAGGAAGAGACACTGGAATTGACCTCTGGAACCGGTATGGCGAAGCGGCGTATAACTTTGTCTTCGTGAGCGGTCTCACGACAAAAAACTTCGACGCCCTTATGAGTACCATGAGCAATCTACAAGGCGGTGGGCCTTACTATTTAGAAAAGCCCATCACCCCACGTATGGGGAAAGAGGTTTTGAAAAACCTCACTATTCGCAAAGGAGAAATTGCATGA
- a CDS encoding SDR family NAD(P)-dependent oxidoreductase produces MAKVGEKFKPLNQQTIVITGASSGIGLATAEMAAKKRARVVISSRNFEDLERIAEKLNSRGGNVLPVRADVTRYADLESLAVQAVAAFGPIDTWVNNAGGSIYGPLLEIPEQEERALFEMNFWSIRNGCHVAVASMRDRGGVIINLGSEVSDRSIPLQGMYAATKHAIKAYTDALRMELEHDGVPIAVSLIRPTAINTPFPDHAVNHLRNGEPSLPDPTLHPDFVAKAILECAEKPKRDIYVGLPSKMASIMEFFMPRVADKESERSGYQGQSRGTRLEHSSEHEGLNHAPDQEGELLGHHIGKTKTQGEMNNSHITDSKSLH; encoded by the coding sequence ATGGCCAAAGTCGGAGAAAAGTTTAAACCCCTGAATCAGCAAACCATCGTGATCACCGGCGCTTCGAGTGGCATAGGACTTGCCACTGCAGAAATGGCGGCAAAAAAACGGGCTCGTGTTGTTATCTCTTCGCGCAACTTCGAAGACCTCGAGCGGATCGCTGAAAAACTGAACTCTCGTGGAGGCAACGTCCTTCCCGTAAGAGCTGACGTCACGAGATACGCAGATCTTGAAAGTCTTGCGGTTCAAGCGGTTGCCGCCTTTGGACCCATCGACACGTGGGTGAATAATGCCGGCGGCTCGATCTATGGACCGCTCTTGGAGATTCCCGAGCAAGAAGAACGCGCACTTTTTGAAATGAATTTCTGGAGTATTCGTAACGGCTGTCACGTCGCTGTGGCATCGATGCGCGACCGCGGCGGCGTCATCATCAATCTTGGCAGTGAAGTTTCAGACCGCTCCATTCCATTGCAAGGCATGTACGCCGCCACCAAACATGCCATCAAAGCTTATACAGACGCACTTCGTATGGAACTTGAACATGATGGCGTTCCGATTGCCGTGAGCCTCATTCGTCCGACAGCGATCAATACGCCATTTCCCGACCATGCCGTCAATCATCTTCGCAACGGCGAACCCTCACTCCCCGATCCGACCTTGCATCCGGACTTCGTTGCCAAAGCTATTCTTGAGTGCGCCGAAAAGCCAAAGCGCGATATCTACGTCGGTCTGCCTTCGAAGATGGCCTCCATCATGGAATTCTTCATGCCTCGGGTAGCCGATAAAGAAAGTGAAAGAAGCGGTTATCAAGGTCAAAGCCGAGGAACCCGCCTTGAGCACTCATCAGAACATGAGGGCCTCAACCATGCTCCGGATCAAGAGGGTGAGCTTCTCGGTCACCACATCGGAAAAACAAAAACCCAAGGAGAAATGAATAACTCCCACATCACCGACTCAAAGAGTCTCCACTAA